A window of the Fulvia fulva chromosome 11, complete sequence genome harbors these coding sequences:
- a CDS encoding Trimethylguanosine synthase produces MAAADQAPEGVHYYETAEDVPQELVKYWHQRQKIFSKYDEGVWLTDDAWFGVTPEPIAKKIAEQVATAPASKTMLIDAFAGVGGNVIAFALSGRWKQIFAVEKDAKTLACAKHNAKIYGVDKKIFWIHGDIFDQLNGRFKTTGKNAVIFGSPPWGGPSYTDWDVFDLSYMEPYSLERLHDAVSARSKDFVLYLPRTSDVRQIAKYAGRDEKLKVIHYCMHGSSKALCVYYGTFEFDETT; encoded by the exons ATGGCCGCAGCAGATCAGGCTCCGGAAGGGGTGCACTACTACGAGACTGCCGAGGACGTGCCACAAGAGCTCGTGAAGTACTGGCACCAGCGACAGAAGATTTTCTCCAAGTATGATGAAGGCGTTTGGCTGACAGACGATGCATGGTTCGGCGTAACACCAGAGCCTATTGCGAA AAAGATCGCGGAACAAGTCGCCACCGCACCTGCCTCCAAGACCATGCTGATCGATGCATTCGCTGGGGTGGGAGGCAATGTCATTGCTTTCGCCCTCTCAGGCCGCTGGAAACAGATCTTCGCAGTGGAGAAAGACGCGAAGACTCTTGCGTGCGCAAAACACAATGCCAAGATCTACGGCGTAGACAAGAAGATCTTCTGGATTCACGGTGACATCTTCGACCAGCTGAATGGCCGCTTCAAGACCACAGGCAAGAACGCTGTCATCTTCGGCAGTCCACCTTGGGGCGGTCCTTCGTACACGGACTGGGACGTCTTCGATCTCTCATACATGGAGCCGTATTCCCTCGAGCGCCTTCATGACGCTGTCTCGGCAAGATCAAAGGACTTCGTACTCTACCTTCCCAGGACGTCCGACGTACGGCAGATCGCAAAATATGCTGGCCGAGATGAGAAGCTCAAGGTCATCCACTACTGTATGCATGGCTCCAGCAAGGCTTTGTGCGTCTACTATGGGACGTTTGAGTTTGACGAGACGACATGA
- a CDS encoding Sulfite oxidase — protein sequence MPPIRLQNTIGTPKRIAESLISISGPRTSARSLTTPSTKHVAQIAPGRCQELVWKGSRPRFPRRGVGTIRGTFHYARAEPQRAHAGGALALLFGASAIAVLAAPITTWVGDHVVDTKVETDAVHIDDGQVVAGIQKHRLADIAKHDEHSESKWVIHGTAVYDITEFVAGHPGGKVILRACGKSIDPFWKLFSIHNKPEVQKILDDFYIGEVDERDLNTDGHINWGVLGNDCDSCEDPFKDDPERDPELIVRTPKPFNAETPGQLLTDFLTPLRLFFVRHHLWVPKLEAAKHKLEIELSDGEEMAYSIDDLKRKFQQHTVTVTLQCAGNRRGHMNEAGNGKTSGLPWDFGAIGTAEFTGVRLRDVLLDSGYDVTAACMSCPDDPEADRHIHLCAPSDTYEQSIPLQTALNPASDVLLAWEMNGQPMPRDHGGPLRAIVPGSAATRSVKWVEKVRISCDESQSNWHSRDYKCFGPNVKAADLKQEDWDEAQSIQELPVQSAITNMKKKDDASVTLDGFAYSGGGRRIVRVDVSPDGGKTWRQACLRKDNAKGTRRWAWTLWNMEWPEDQLPKGDVEFVVKAVDEAHNCQPATFDGIWNFRGLLGNAWHRVRYSAGEAEPARPA from the exons ATGCCACCAATTCGGCTCCAAAACACAATCGGCACGCCGAAACGGATTGCCGAAAGCCTGATATCTATTTCTGGCCCGAGAACGTCGGCCCGCAGCCTTACGACGCCTTCGACGAAGCACGTTGCTCAGATTGCGCCGGGGAGATGTCAAGAGTTGGTATGGAAGGGATCAAGACCGCGGTTTCCGAGAAGAGGCGTTGGTACGATTAGAGGGACATTCCATTATGCCAGAGCTGAGCCTCAGAGAGCACATGCTGGTGGAGCGTTGGCATTGTTGTTTGGTGCTTCGGCCATAGCTGTTTTGGCAGCTCCGATCACCACTTGGGTTGGTGATCATGTTGTGGACACCAAAGTCGAAACTGATGCTGTTCATATCGATGATGGCCAAG TCGTTGCCGGCATTCAGAAACATCGTCTTGCAGATATAGCAAAACACGACGAGCACTCCGAGTCCAAGTGGGTCATCCATGGGACTGCTGTTTACGACATTACCGAATTCGTTGCCGGCCATCCTGGTGGCAAGGTCATCCTGCGAGCATGCGGCAAAAGTATCGATCCGTTTTGGAAACTGTTCAGCATCCACAACAAGCCCGAGGTCCAGAAGattcttgacgacttctacATTGGCGAGGTCGACGAGCGAGATCTGAACACCGATGGCCACATCAATTGGGGCGTGCTGGGTAATGACTGTGACAGCTGCGAAGATCCTTTCAAGGATGATCCAGAACGTGATCCAGAATTGATAGTCCGCACTCCCAAGCCATTCAATGCCGAAACACCAGGCCAGCTTCTGACCGACTTCTTGACCCCCTTGCGGCTGTTCTTCGTTAGGCATCATCTATGG GTCCCTAAGCTGGAGGCTGCCAAACATAAACTCGAAATCGAGCTGTCCGATGGCGAGGAGATGGCGTATTCGATCGACGATCTCAAACGCAAGTTCCAGCAGCACACCGTAACGGTCACGTTACAATGCGCAGGGAATCGTCGAGGCCACATGAACGAAGCCGGCAATGGCAAGACCTCAGGACTTCCATGGGATTTTGGTGCCATTGGCACTGCAGAGTTCACAGGTGTGCGCCTTCGCGATGTTTTGCTCGACTCTGGCTATGATGTGACCGCAGCATGCATGTCATGCCCAGACGACCCCGAAGCCGACCGCCACATCCATCTGTGCGCCCCAAGTGACACATACGAGCAGTCGATACCATTGCAGACAGCACTGAATCCAGCTTCAGATGTCCTGTTGGCATGGGAGATGAATGGACAGCCAATGCCGAGAGACCATGGTGGACCACTGCGAGCCATCGTACCAGGAAGTGCTGCAACGCGCAGCGTGAAATGGGTCGAGAAGGTGAGAATCAGCTGTGACGAATCACAAAGCAACTGGCACAGCCGGGACTATAAGTGCTTTGGACCAAACGTAAAGGCAGCCGACCTGAAACAGGAAGACTGGGATGAAGCACAGAGCATCCAGGAGCTACCGGTCCAGAGTGCCATAACTAATATGAAGAAGAAGGACGATGCATCCGTCACTCTGGACGGCTTTGCGTATAGTGGAGGTGGTCGCAGAATTGTGCGAGTTGACGTAAGTCCAGATGGCGGCAAGACTTGGAGACAAGCTTGCCTGCGAAAAGACAATGCCAAAGGTACGAGACGATGGGCCTGGACATTGTGGAACATGGAATGGCCAGAAGATCAGCTGCCAAAAGGCGACGTCGAATTCGTGGTTAAAGCCGTGGACGAGGCGCACAACTGCCAGCCAGCTACCTTTGATGGAATATGGAACTTCCGAGGACTTCTCGGAAATGCCTGGCATCGTGTGAGGTATTCCGCGGGAGAGGCTGAGCCAGCTAGGCCTGCCTAG
- a CDS encoding Ras-like protein rasG: MGDAHKISITVCGDGGCGKSSITLRLVRSQWTHEYDPTIEDSYSVTRTIDGTTYQLNLTDTAGQEEYRGLWSSSNLTSDAFLLVYDITQQSSLQALDYFNQLIDMEKENRVERGAVLPVCIVAGNKCDLQGIRQVPAREGLDWARGLGYGFMETSAREMVNIEETFALLVRRVVQARKAHSEGVMNLPNSTARTRPLEPIPLLSEKALPPDPKWDEHEQMPRERWWHKLKCW, encoded by the exons ATGGGCGACGCACACAAGATCTCGATCACAGTATGCGGCGACGGTGGCTGCGGCAAGTCGTCCATCACACTGCGTCTGGTCCGTAGCCAATGGACGCATGA ATACGACCCCACCATCGAAGACTCCTACTCCGTGACGCGAACGATCGATGGCACGACCTACCAGCTGAACCTAACGGACACTGCTGGACAAGAAGAGTATCGTGGGCTATGGTCTTCGTCGAATCTCACCTCAGATGCCTTCCTCTTGGTGTACGACATCACGCAGCAAAGCTCCCTCCAAGCGCTCGACTACTTCAACCAGCTCATCGATATGGAGAAAGAGAATCGCGTAGAGCGCGGGGCTGTGCTACCCGTTTGTATCGTTGCAGGGAACAAATGCGACTTGCAAGGCATAAGGCAGGTTCCTGCGAGAGAAGGTCTCGACTGGGCAAGAGGTCTTGGTTACGGATTCATGGAGACTAGTGCAAGGGAAATGGTCAACATTGAAGAAACATTTGCTC TTTTGGTCCGACGTGTTGTCCAAGCACGAAAAGCTCATTCAGAAGGCGTCATGAATCTGCCCAATTCGACTGCTCGAACGCGACCCTTGGAGCCCATCCCATTGCTCAGTGAGAAGGCACTTCCTCCTGATCCGAAATGGGACGAGCACGAGCAAATGCCCAGAGAACGCTGGTGGCACAAGCTCAAGTGCTGGTGA
- a CDS encoding Endochitinase B1, which produces MMYKPLLSVLLFLSAFGAASQPRHAHLHNKVGARSLELARDGGKAVHQGFKTVGYYVNWAIYGRNWPPANIQATDLTHLLYAFAGINNKTGAIYLADEFADIQKAYPGDDTNATGTNMYGNLKQIYNLKKTHRNMKTILSIGGWNIRTYFAPALADATGRATFAKTSVRMLADLGFDGLDIDWEYPNSTKEAADLVDTCRLFREELDAYSLNATGGQYHFLLTLAVPAGPDHFKFFDVPGLAPYVDFINLMGYDFQGSFSNYSGHNANMYKSQTNPRSTDFDAQTAIDYYINSGWPREKFNLGMPLYGRSFANTSGPGTNFTAATDGSWENGAWDYKVLPLNGSLVSPVYHDDKIVASWCYNNATRYMVSYDDPAIAKTKAQYINAHKLGGAMWWETSGDRPLNDSRSLIRTVKEEFDQCGGLEQCENWLQFPQSKYENLRAGML; this is translated from the exons ATGATGTACAAACCACTCCTTAGCGTGTTACTCTTCCTCTCGGCCTTTGGCGCTGCCTCACAGCCTCGACATGCGCACCTACACAACAAAGTCGGCGCACGCAGCTTGGAGTTGGCTCGTGATGGCGGAAAGGCAGTACACCAGGGCTTCAAGACCGTTGGATATTACGTGAA CTGGGCCATCTACGGCCGCAACTGGCCACCAGCCAACATCCAAGCAACAGACCTAACACACCTTCTCTACGCCTTCGCCGGCATCAACAACAAAACCGGCGCCATCTACCTCGCCGACGAATTCGCCGACATCCAGAAGGCCTACCCCGGCGACGACACTAACGCCACCGGTACCAACATGTACGGCAACCTCAAGCAAATCTACAACCTCAAGAAGACTCACCGAAACATGAAAACCATCCTCTCAATCGGCGGCTGGAACATCCGCACCTACTTCGCTCCAGCCCTCGCAGACGCCACAGGCCGCGCGACATTTGCAAAGACCAGTGTCCGCATGCTGGCGGATCTGGGCTTTGATGGCTTGGACATTGATTGGGAGTATCCCAACTCGACGAAAGAAGCGGCCGATCTGGTCGATACCTGTCGTCTCTTCCGCGAGGAACTGGATGCCTACTCCCTCAACGCCACAGGCGGCCAGTACCATTTCCTGCTGACATTGGCGGTCCCTGCTGGCCCGGATCACTTCAAGTTCTTTGATGTGCCGGGGTTGGCGCCGTATGTGGATTTCATTAATCTCATGGGGTATGATTTCCAGGGATCCTTCTCGAATTATAGTGGACATAATGCGAATATGTACAAGTCGCAAACAAACCCTCGATCGACGGATTTTGACGCGCAGACGGCGATTGACTACTACATCAACTCGGGATGGCCGAGAGAGAAGTTCAACCTCGGGATGCCGCTCTACGGCCGGTCTTTCGCCAACACATCCGGTCCAGGAACCAACTTCACAGCCGCCACGGACGGAAGCTGGGAGAACGGTGCATGGGACTACAAGGTCCTGCCCCTCAACGGCTCCCTCGTCAGCCCCGTCTACCACGACGACAAAATCGTCGCATCCTGGTGCTACAACAACGCTACCCGCTACATGGTCTCCTACGACGACCCTGCCATTGCGAAGACAAAGGCGCAGTACATCAACGCACATAAGCTTGGCGGTGCTATGTGGTGGGAAACTTCCGGTGATCGTCCCCTCAATGACTCGAGAAGTCTTATCAGGACGGTTAAGGAGGAGTTCGATCAGTGCGGTGGGCTGGAGCAGTGTGAGAATTGGTTGCAGTTTCCGCAGAGTAAGTATGAGAATTTGAGGGCGGGGATGCTGTAG